A genome region from Methanocellales archaeon includes the following:
- a CDS encoding HEPN domain-containing protein, translated as MDSMVKVYLDRADNEAILADAVKKLSDENDVKQSFKIDKHQTFYSAVISHSYYAIFYSAKAILLTKNIKTDWPDVHRKTLDAFKEQLVDTGILDVKLLEIYRKMVVRADKLLQIFREEKKKRGDFTYKTLPQANREPADDSVKNAKTFVSNIKKIIETME; from the coding sequence ATGGATTCAATGGTAAAAGTCTATCTTGACCGCGCAGACAATGAGGCCATACTCGCTGACGCTGTAAAAAAACTCAGCGACGAGAATGACGTCAAACAGTCTTTCAAGATAGATAAACATCAAACATTCTACAGCGCTGTAATCTCTCATTCGTATTATGCGATATTTTACTCAGCAAAGGCGATACTGCTTACCAAAAATATAAAGACAGACTGGCCAGACGTTCACAGGAAAACACTGGATGCATTCAAGGAGCAGCTTGTGGATACGGGCATCTTGGATGTGAAGCTTTTAGAGATATATAGAAAGATGGTTGTCAGAGCAGATAAGCTTCTCCAAATATTCAGGGAAGAAAAAAAGAAAAGAGGGGATTTCACATACAAGACCTTGCCACAAGCAAACCGAGAGCCTGCTGATGACTCAGTAAAAAATGCAAAGACATTTGTATCAAATATCAAGAAAATAATTGAGACGATGGAATAA
- a CDS encoding nucleotidyltransferase domain-containing protein, protein MLKKDYQILTPFVREPWKRFTFKDIKALSKKKSESYVYSAIKKYVKEDILSEESAGNVILYSLNLNNPKTQVYAGFIAEFICWSSKHLPFDIIKKVNEKIPNTFFTFLITGSYAKHKQKETSDLDIVIIVDDSQNTTHILAEINYACELSIPKGHPYVFKNSEYLEMLTNNEANYGKEIAKNNLIITGGAQYYRIINEAIKNGFNGKSLS, encoded by the coding sequence ATGCTAAAGAAAGACTATCAAATACTAACCCCTTTCGTAAGGGAGCCTTGGAAGAGATTTACTTTTAAGGATATCAAGGCTCTTTCAAAGAAGAAATCTGAAAGCTATGTTTATTCTGCAATCAAGAAATACGTAAAAGAAGACATCCTATCAGAAGAAAGCGCAGGGAATGTTATTTTATACTCGCTAAATCTCAATAACCCAAAAACACAGGTCTACGCAGGATTTATTGCAGAATTCATCTGCTGGAGCTCGAAACATCTTCCATTCGATATTATAAAAAAGGTTAATGAAAAGATTCCAAATACTTTTTTCACATTTCTCATAACTGGCAGCTATGCCAAACACAAGCAAAAGGAGACATCAGACCTTGATATAGTGATTATAGTAGATGATTCCCAAAATACAACGCATATCCTTGCCGAAATAAACTATGCCTGTGAGCTTTCGATACCCAAAGGGCACCCATATGTATTTAAAAATTCGGAATATTTAGAAATGCTGACAAATAACGAAGCAAATTATGGCAAAGAAATTGCAAAGAATAACCTTATAATAACAGGTGGGGCCCAATATTATCGAATTATAAACGAGGCGATAAAGAATGGATTCAATGGTAAAAGTCTATCTTGA
- a CDS encoding Eco57I restriction-modification methylase domain-containing protein yields MKDEFKLRREVQEHISKINSAKDIFELFKYLNYPERVLFDTSSKRKKDTFDFKKEDSERIKEIYSILSFDEKLPVFLIESKTLVQSFIRSVTTTFDKQYLHFLLIFATDYSEIVFVYPKREKIEVGKHKLKLTKLTINKKSLHYTDIQTLANINFEKEGTWRDVWRKWNKAFSVERVTESFFEDYKNIFFTLRKELDRQKISRKESHEFSLQFLNRIMFIYFISKKSWLSDAKFMEWFWTEYKRDKNKKKGVFKRDDAFYGIWLKQIFFKAFNNRSNEITDLPEDVIKVISNSPYLNGGLFRQNDLDELNVKITDSLFQKIFDFFEKYNFTIKEDMPLDSEVAVDPQMIGYVYESLANVAEEIYDRNDLGIFYTPRVEVDFMCRRSIVEYLSKQLPDIQKDKIYHLVFDLPEEKERIEKWFDKEKLWYKLEEVLDNLSAVDPACGSGAFLVGLLNVLVELYRIIFRHIKRDLSDFELKNKIIQYSLYGVDVMPWAIHAAELRLWLQLIVETEFKKEELRKHPLLPNLNLNLRIGDSLVQEMGGISFNVRTNNLKPHLKKKLDNLKQEKRKYFENSLTAKFKTPEEVKTEEIRLFEEIIDERIESLGTDIEVYETEIKKAKSQRTLTGEYKIDDKKVKENEARIEANEKEIEKLKKVKEVLKDPEKKPFIWDIDFAEIFGDKNGFDIVIGNPPYVRQEMISPPNKIKSEVSAEDRREYKEKLIQSVKNQFSVINKIDGRSDYYIYFYFHGLSLLNEKGSFCFITSNSWLDVGYGKNLQEFLLKYTPIHAIYDNPKRSFAHADVNTIIALFGAPRFEEERQIEGLRVGGNNDWTMLQNTAKFVMFKKPFEEVLSSQNLIEIENTKAKTKGEGITELVKNVVSTNDYRVFPIIQEDLLEDGWEYPEDYKNGRFKAGNYEGNKWGGKYLRAPDIFYTILAKGRGKLVRLGDIAKVRFGIKTGANEFFYLDEESQKKWNIEKEFLKPVIKSPRECKSIIIDPKDLKYRVFMCRSPKGELMGTNALRYIEWGEKQKTKDGILWCKVPSVSGRKRWYSMDYQEGNTFWVKETNDRLGAFVSERYMLCDCRLYFNKSTPDVQNFVNSSLMALISEILSRSGLGEGAKSLMVYEVNKFVILPKIAKLKHQFIPKNRDLLSIFSELGIDPDKPIREQQPKPLPDRAELDNIIFDELGLTKEERKEVYWAVCELVKQRLEKARSFNGKG; encoded by the coding sequence ATGAAAGATGAGTTTAAGTTAAGAAGGGAAGTGCAGGAGCATATCAGTAAAATTAATTCAGCAAAAGATATTTTTGAACTCTTCAAATATCTTAACTATCCTGAAAGGGTCCTTTTTGATACCTCCTCTAAAAGAAAAAAGGATACTTTTGATTTCAAAAAAGAGGATTCAGAAAGGATTAAAGAAATTTACTCCATTCTAAGCTTTGACGAAAAGTTACCTGTTTTCCTGATTGAGTCAAAAACATTAGTCCAGTCCTTCATAAGGTCTGTAACAACAACTTTTGATAAGCAGTACTTGCACTTTCTATTAATATTTGCTACAGACTACTCTGAGATTGTCTTTGTATATCCGAAGAGAGAGAAAATCGAAGTTGGGAAACACAAATTAAAACTAACAAAACTTACCATAAACAAAAAGTCACTTCATTATACGGATATTCAAACATTGGCAAACATAAATTTCGAAAAAGAGGGGACTTGGCGTGATGTCTGGAGAAAATGGAACAAAGCCTTCAGCGTAGAGAGGGTAACAGAGAGTTTCTTTGAAGATTACAAAAATATTTTCTTTACATTAAGAAAAGAATTGGACAGACAGAAGATATCTAGAAAAGAGTCTCACGAATTCAGTCTGCAGTTTCTGAACAGAATAATGTTCATTTACTTTATATCTAAAAAAAGTTGGCTTAGCGATGCCAAATTTATGGAATGGTTCTGGACAGAATATAAAAGAGATAAAAATAAGAAAAAAGGTGTTTTCAAAAGAGATGACGCATTTTATGGCATCTGGTTAAAACAAATCTTTTTTAAGGCATTTAATAACCGTTCAAATGAAATAACAGACCTGCCAGAGGATGTCATAAAAGTAATTTCTAATTCCCCATACCTTAATGGTGGGTTGTTCAGGCAGAATGACTTAGATGAATTAAATGTAAAAATAACAGACAGCTTGTTCCAGAAAATATTTGATTTCTTTGAGAAGTACAATTTTACAATAAAGGAAGATATGCCTCTTGATTCAGAGGTCGCAGTTGATCCTCAAATGATTGGTTATGTTTATGAATCCTTAGCTAATGTTGCTGAAGAGATTTATGACAGGAATGATTTAGGAATTTTCTATACCCCAAGAGTTGAAGTTGACTTTATGTGCAGGCGTTCTATTGTTGAATATTTATCAAAACAACTGCCAGATATTCAAAAAGACAAAATTTATCATCTTGTGTTCGATTTGCCAGAAGAAAAAGAGAGAATTGAGAAATGGTTTGATAAGGAAAAATTATGGTATAAGTTAGAAGAAGTCTTAGATAATCTATCCGCTGTAGATCCTGCCTGCGGTTCAGGAGCTTTTTTGGTTGGTTTGTTGAATGTTCTTGTAGAACTTTACCGAATCATCTTTAGGCACATTAAGAGAGATTTATCAGATTTTGAGCTGAAAAACAAAATCATTCAATATTCTCTTTATGGCGTTGACGTAATGCCTTGGGCTATTCATGCTGCTGAACTAAGATTATGGTTGCAGTTGATTGTTGAGACGGAATTCAAGAAAGAGGAATTGAGAAAACATCCCCTTCTTCCTAACCTAAATCTTAATCTAAGGATAGGTGATTCTTTGGTTCAGGAAATGGGTGGAATCAGCTTTAATGTAAGGACAAATAATCTGAAACCACACCTAAAGAAAAAATTAGATAATCTAAAGCAAGAGAAAAGGAAATATTTTGAGAATTCTCTAACAGCTAAATTCAAAACTCCCGAAGAGGTAAAAACAGAAGAGATAAGACTTTTTGAAGAGATTATCGATGAAAGGATTGAAAGTCTGGGAACAGACATAGAGGTTTATGAAACTGAAATTAAGAAAGCAAAATCCCAGAGAACCTTAACAGGGGAATATAAAATAGATGATAAAAAGGTAAAAGAAAATGAGGCAAGAATCGAGGCTAACGAAAAAGAGATTGAAAAGCTGAAAAAGGTTAAAGAAGTTCTGAAAGACCCAGAAAAAAAGCCATTCATCTGGGACATTGATTTTGCTGAAATATTTGGGGATAAAAATGGATTTGATATTGTTATAGGAAATCCGCCTTATGTCCGGCAAGAGATGATATCCCCGCCAAACAAAATTAAGTCAGAAGTATCAGCAGAAGACAGAAGGGAATACAAAGAAAAGCTTATTCAATCAGTTAAAAACCAATTTTCTGTGATTAATAAAATTGATGGGAGAAGCGATTATTACATCTATTTTTATTTCCATGGGTTGTCGCTTCTGAATGAAAAAGGAAGTTTTTGTTTTATTACTTCTAATTCTTGGCTTGATGTCGGCTATGGGAAGAATTTGCAGGAGTTCTTGCTGAAGTATACGCCAATTCACGCAATTTATGATAATCCAAAACGAAGCTTTGCCCATGCAGATGTTAATACGATCATTGCATTGTTCGGAGCTCCAAGATTTGAAGAAGAAAGACAAATCGAAGGATTAAGGGTTGGTGGAAATAATGACTGGACAATGCTACAAAATACTGCAAAGTTTGTCATGTTCAAGAAGCCCTTTGAAGAGGTTTTGTCTTCGCAGAATCTCATTGAAATTGAAAACACCAAAGCAAAAACCAAGGGCGAAGGAATCACTGAACTGGTGAAGAATGTTGTCAGCACAAACGATTACAGGGTTTTTCCAATAATCCAAGAGGATTTGCTTGAAGACGGCTGGGAGTATCCTGAGGACTATAAGAACGGAAGGTTTAAGGCTGGCAATTATGAAGGCAATAAATGGGGCGGGAAATATCTGAGAGCTCCCGATATATTTTATACGATACTGGCGAAGGGAAGGGGAAAGCTTGTTAGGCTTGGAGATATCGCCAAAGTCAGATTTGGAATCAAGACAGGCGCAAATGAATTTTTTTACTTAGATGAAGAATCACAAAAGAAATGGAACATTGAAAAAGAGTTCTTGAAACCGGTTATCAAGAGCCCACGGGAGTGCAAGTCCATCATAATTGATCCCAAAGACTTGAAGTACAGAGTTTTCATGTGTCGCAGCCCGAAGGGAGAACTGATGGGAACAAATGCGTTGAGGTATATTGAATGGGGTGAAAAACAAAAAACGAAAGACGGGATTTTGTGGTGCAAGGTGCCAAGTGTTTCAGGAAGAAAACGATGGTACTCTATGGATTATCAAGAAGGAAATACCTTTTGGGTTAAAGAAACGAATGATCGACTTGGGGCATTTGTATCAGAACGTTATATGCTTTGCGATTGCAGATTGTACTTTAATAAATCAACACCTGATGTGCAAAATTTTGTAAATTCTTCATTAATGGCATTAATTTCAGAAATTTTATCTAGGAGTGGCTTAGGTGAAGGAGCAAAGTCGTTAATGGTTTATGAAGTGAATAAGTTTGTTATCTTGCCAAAAATAGCTAAGCTAAAGCATCAATTTATTCCCAAGAATAGAGATTTATTGTCAATCTTCTCAGAACTCGGCATCGATCCAGACAAGCCAATCAGAGAGCAACAACCAAAGCCTCTTCCTGACAGGGCTGAGCTTGATAACATCATATTTGATGAGCTTGGATTGACCAAAGAAGAGAGAAAAGAAGTTTACTGGGCAGTTTGCGAGCTTGTAAAACAAAGGCTTGAGAAGGCGAGGAGTTTTAATGGCAAAGGATGA
- a CDS encoding nucleotidyltransferase domain-containing protein: protein MVNIYKLKLTILQQEILRLLFVKAGITLNQRQIANLLDVSPPAVMKALPKLEQEGLIKFDQDKETKRWSIELNRDNHRVMQLKRADNLRQIYEAGLADFLEKEFAGATIILFGSYARGEDLINSDIDIAVIDREDKQIDVTEYEELLERKININVYDSFKNIHKNLKENLCNGIMLTGGVEL, encoded by the coding sequence GTGGTAAACATATATAAACTCAAGTTAACGATCCTCCAACAGGAGATTCTAAGGCTTTTGTTTGTAAAAGCGGGAATAACCCTTAATCAAAGACAGATTGCAAACCTCTTAGATGTATCGCCCCCGGCAGTAATGAAAGCCCTGCCTAAACTGGAACAAGAGGGCCTGATCAAATTTGATCAGGACAAGGAAACAAAAAGGTGGTCCATTGAATTAAACAGAGATAATCACAGGGTAATGCAATTAAAAAGGGCAGACAATCTAAGGCAAATATACGAAGCAGGGCTTGCCGACTTTTTAGAAAAAGAGTTTGCCGGAGCGACAATAATCTTATTCGGAAGCTATGCAAGAGGAGAGGACCTCATCAATTCTGACATAGATATTGCTGTAATTGACAGGGAAGATAAGCAAATAGATGTAACAGAGTATGAGGAATTGCTGGAAAGAAAAATAAACATCAATGTTTATGATTCATTCAAAAATATTCATAAGAATTTAAAGGAGAATTTATGCAATGGAATTATGCTCACAGGGGGGGTTGAGCTATGA
- a CDS encoding YkgJ family cysteine cluster protein, producing MYNLDEVKTFKCLCCGECCQNMLLDESRDKKIGEFDERRPFIINLNRLSLPFFDWEIDDFLQELKKINSMRKIVPGRVSFDLKSERTIVHNYTLDGQDCPFLSNNKCNIYEKRPIICKQFPCMYDLSWLTSDQEIKLYENTACKFERENELKYDFFKYLFKNHRDRVGASVIETTDFLKKRYGDSFFYKLENVAYGIRSTTFLINLEKEGKIKLARKGYNLKYLLKRINNSEAIGFSKLYEEITGNPRKSIYDMDSTKSYFNK from the coding sequence ATGTATAATCTAGATGAAGTAAAAACATTTAAATGTCTCTGTTGCGGTGAGTGTTGTCAGAATATGCTTTTGGATGAATCTAGAGACAAAAAAATTGGAGAATTTGATGAACGGCGTCCTTTTATTATTAACCTAAATAGACTATCTCTTCCTTTTTTTGATTGGGAAATTGATGATTTTTTACAGGAGTTAAAAAAAATAAATTCAATGAGAAAAATAGTCCCTGGTAGGGTTTCCTTTGATTTGAAGAGCGAAAGAACAATTGTACACAATTACACATTAGATGGACAAGATTGTCCTTTTCTTTCCAATAATAAATGCAATATTTATGAAAAAAGACCAATAATATGCAAGCAATTTCCTTGCATGTACGATTTAAGTTGGCTTACATCGGATCAAGAGATAAAACTCTACGAAAATACAGCATGCAAATTTGAAAGAGAGAATGAATTGAAATATGATTTTTTTAAATATCTTTTTAAAAATCATCGTGATAGGGTGGGGGCATCAGTAATTGAAACTACTGATTTTTTAAAAAAAAGATATGGAGATTCTTTTTTCTATAAGTTAGAAAATGTTGCGTATGGCATACGTTCAACCACATTTCTGATCAATTTAGAGAAGGAAGGCAAGATTAAACTAGCCAGAAAGGGGTATAACTTAAAATATTTACTAAAAAGAATAAATAACTCAGAAGCTATCGGCTTCTCAAAGTTATATGAGGAAATTACAGGAAATCCACGAAAATCAATTTATGATATGGATTCTACAAAATCTTATTTTAACAAATAA
- a CDS encoding YbjQ family protein, whose product MLVVTSEKIEGKKIVETLGLVKGNTVRAKWIGKDILAALRNLVGGELREYTEMLSEAREESINRMVKDAEKLGADAVISARFMTSQTMSGAAELLAYGTAVKLG is encoded by the coding sequence ATGTTGGTAGTGACCTCAGAGAAGATAGAGGGAAAGAAGATAGTTGAGACGTTGGGTCTGGTCAAGGGAAATACGGTCAGAGCGAAATGGATCGGAAAGGATATTTTAGCTGCGTTGAGGAATCTCGTAGGAGGAGAGCTGAGAGAATACACAGAGATGTTGAGCGAGGCAAGAGAAGAGTCCATCAATAGAATGGTAAAAGATGCAGAGAAACTGGGAGCAGACGCAGTCATCAGTGCAAGATTCATGACCTCGCAGACGATGAGCGGCGCAGCCGAGCTGCTGGCATATGGCACTGCGGTGAAGTTAGGATAG
- a CDS encoding PD-(D/E)XK nuclease family protein — MTYRFSPSSLSLLKECPRCFWLHFNKNIRRPYAPFPSLPSGMDKILKEHFDRFIEKGELPPELQELSGEVTLFEDKELLNVWRNNFRGIQWIDEKRNIFMGAVDNILKKGDLLIVLDYKTRGYAVREDTHTYYQDQMYIYNLLLRKNGYQTEDYTYLLFYHPN; from the coding sequence ATGACCTACCGATTTTCCCCATCATCATTGAGTTTGTTGAAGGAGTGCCCCAGATGCTTCTGGCTTCACTTTAACAAAAATATTAGACGGCCCTATGCACCATTTCCGTCTCTGCCGAGCGGAATGGATAAAATTCTCAAAGAGCATTTTGATAGATTTATTGAGAAAGGGGAGTTGCCGCCCGAGCTACAAGAGTTGAGCGGAGAGGTAACGCTATTTGAGGATAAAGAATTGCTTAACGTCTGGAGAAACAACTTTAGGGGCATTCAATGGATCGATGAGAAGAGAAATATTTTCATGGGTGCCGTTGACAACATCCTAAAGAAAGGGGATCTGCTCATCGTTTTGGATTACAAGACAAGAGGATATGCTGTAAGAGAGGATACCCACACGTATTATCAAGACCAAATGTATATCTATAACCTGCTTTTGCGTAAGAACGGTTATCAAACAGAAGATTACACCTATTTGCTGTTTTATCATCCGAATTAG
- a CDS encoding helicase-related protein, translating into MPIPKEIIDNSEGNKLVGFLNNVLKENPKTNFDIATAFFNIQAFDMIKDHLNGVKSFRLLLGKTPEIQNEKTLGDVLLQEIRKEIEGFDLTKEQDKTIKLFIEFLKRKDVEIRLFERFLHGKTYIFDDRIVIGSSNFTAAGLTRYGELNTWQLRSQAEYTKREWFEKFWLESRDFKDELIGILESSRFGSKEYLPYEIYIKTLYELQKEDIKEEDKKEKPRGLPETKVNLAQFQDDAIARIWTRLKKYGGCIVADSVGLGKTWIAKKILEKIGYYERKNILIICPAQLMGMWSQEMKKIDVKENILSQENLASENFLEKAKKTLGGRFDDVELIVVDESHNFRNPLSNRWENFFTLVNDNIAKKGKKPYMLFLTATPINNTPWDLYWQIMLLILMDRSSFIKENIPDLFKFFKQAKDNPSLLNDLLNEISIRRTRDYIIENYPDAYILIEKPNGERKEQKIVFPDRVLENINYQLDKAYKGMYKEISDTITEKLTMAYYNILEYRKEGLKTEEERLALGRMIAIGGIFRTILLKRLESSVDAFRKSIFNHIRFLEELKSHLKSGKLLTKQTFVKYVMRADEEIGEEDLSEVLEKFELKSYNTDKLFKDIDKDIKLLSEILEKIDTIKPEDDSKLKALKERLLNLSKDGQVILFTYYADTLNYIYNEIIKDEKFSKLKIEAISSSGLTSKNPQQREKIVEKLFKKEIDILMSTDVLSEGQNLQTAKYLINYDLHWNPTRMIQRAGRIDRIGSPYEKIFVYNFFPEDELEGLLKLVEILQNKIIDIDKSVGLDQTILGEEIHPKVFGVIRKIKEKDSRVFAELEQDAFGGGEKFYQPLKDFLKKRALDELEKIPHGVFSGLKKDQISGIFFYYKYGNDFHFWYLYDVNTGSILTNKTEIIDFISCKPNKERDIPNFFEKTYGVNKIIVEDIERAYKEIELSQTQDSKLKELSKSRSTKFVKSMITEIELQIDSYLNEFPDDDSIEKFWEPVKNKLISIPPTKKRLQVLRRIWRQYKKDNDWKEMIKELSNFLMEKGIFKKTIVEPFDKSKLQLITIDFIS; encoded by the coding sequence ATGCCAATACCAAAAGAAATCATAGACAACAGTGAAGGAAACAAATTAGTCGGTTTCCTGAATAATGTTTTAAAGGAGAATCCGAAAACAAATTTTGACATAGCAACAGCTTTCTTTAACATTCAAGCCTTTGACATGATCAAAGACCATCTAAATGGAGTTAAGAGTTTCAGGCTTCTTCTTGGGAAAACACCAGAGATTCAAAATGAGAAAACCCTCGGAGATGTTCTTCTACAGGAGATACGAAAAGAGATTGAAGGTTTTGATCTGACAAAAGAACAGGATAAAACAATAAAGTTGTTTATCGAATTTCTAAAAAGAAAAGATGTTGAAATCAGACTATTTGAGAGATTTTTGCATGGAAAAACCTATATTTTTGATGACAGGATTGTCATTGGCTCTTCTAACTTTACTGCTGCTGGATTAACAAGATATGGGGAATTAAATACATGGCAATTGAGGTCTCAGGCCGAATACACAAAAAGAGAATGGTTTGAAAAGTTTTGGTTAGAGTCAAGAGACTTTAAAGACGAGCTTATAGGGATATTGGAAAGTTCCAGATTCGGAAGCAAGGAATACTTGCCTTATGAAATCTATATCAAAACATTGTATGAATTGCAAAAAGAAGATATAAAAGAGGAGGATAAAAAGGAAAAACCAAGAGGTCTTCCGGAGACTAAGGTAAACTTAGCACAATTCCAAGATGATGCCATCGCAAGAATCTGGACAAGATTAAAGAAATATGGCGGTTGCATTGTCGCCGATTCTGTCGGATTAGGGAAGACATGGATTGCCAAAAAAATCCTTGAAAAAATTGGATATTATGAACGAAAAAACATTCTGATAATATGCCCCGCTCAATTGATGGGAATGTGGTCTCAAGAGATGAAAAAAATAGATGTTAAAGAAAACATATTATCTCAGGAAAATTTGGCATCAGAAAATTTCTTAGAAAAAGCAAAGAAAACTCTCGGCGGAAGATTTGATGATGTAGAATTGATAGTTGTTGATGAAAGTCACAATTTCAGAAATCCCTTGTCAAACAGATGGGAGAACTTCTTCACTTTGGTTAATGACAATATTGCTAAAAAAGGTAAAAAACCGTATATGCTTTTCTTGACAGCTACACCAATAAATAATACCCCTTGGGATTTGTATTGGCAGATTATGCTCTTAATTTTGATGGATAGGTCTTCATTTATTAAAGAAAATATTCCTGACCTATTCAAGTTCTTTAAGCAGGCAAAGGACAATCCCTCTTTACTAAATGACTTGTTAAATGAAATCTCAATAAGAAGAACTAGAGATTATATCATTGAAAATTATCCAGATGCATATATTCTTATTGAAAAGCCCAATGGAGAACGAAAGGAACAAAAGATAGTTTTTCCAGATAGGGTCTTGGAGAACATAAATTATCAATTAGACAAGGCTTACAAAGGAATGTATAAAGAAATCTCAGATACTATCACAGAAAAACTGACAATGGCTTATTATAATATATTAGAATACAGAAAAGAAGGATTGAAAACTGAAGAAGAAAGACTTGCATTAGGACGCATGATTGCTATTGGCGGAATTTTTAGAACAATTCTGCTTAAAAGATTGGAAAGCAGTGTTGACGCTTTCAGAAAGAGTATTTTTAACCATATAAGATTCTTAGAAGAACTAAAATCTCACCTGAAGTCTGGAAAACTGCTTACAAAACAAACATTTGTCAAATATGTAATGCGTGCAGATGAAGAAATAGGGGAAGAAGACTTAAGCGAAGTGTTGGAAAAATTTGAACTAAAAAGTTACAATACCGATAAGTTATTTAAAGACATAGACAAGGACATTAAACTTCTAAGCGAAATTCTCGAAAAAATAGATACTATCAAACCAGAAGATGACTCTAAATTAAAAGCTCTAAAAGAGAGGCTATTAAATCTGTCAAAAGATGGACAGGTCATCCTGTTTACGTATTATGCAGATACTTTAAATTACATTTATAATGAAATAATAAAAGACGAAAAATTCTCAAAGCTAAAAATTGAAGCAATTTCTAGTTCTGGTTTGACAAGCAAAAATCCCCAACAAAGAGAGAAAATTGTAGAAAAGTTGTTTAAAAAAGAGATTGACATCTTAATGAGTACTGATGTCTTGTCAGAAGGACAAAATCTTCAGACAGCTAAGTATCTCATTAATTATGATCTCCATTGGAATCCAACCAGAATGATCCAAAGAGCAGGCAGAATAGATAGAATTGGCTCTCCTTATGAAAAAATATTTGTATACAACTTCTTCCCAGAAGATGAGTTAGAAGGGCTATTAAAATTAGTTGAAATTCTGCAAAATAAAATTATTGACATTGACAAATCAGTAGGTTTGGATCAGACGATATTAGGGGAAGAAATACATCCTAAAGTATTTGGAGTTATTAGAAAAATTAAAGAAAAAGACTCTAGAGTGTTTGCAGAATTAGAGCAGGATGCTTTTGGTGGTGGTGAAAAATTTTATCAACCATTAAAAGATTTTCTGAAGAAAAGAGCTTTAGATGAACTAGAAAAAATACCCCATGGTGTTTTTAGCGGATTAAAGAAAGATCAAATTTCAGGCATATTTTTCTATTACAAATATGGTAATGATTTTCACTTCTGGTATTTGTATGATGTAAACACGGGCTCAATATTAACCAATAAGACCGAAATAATTGATTTCATATCGTGCAAACCAAATAAAGAAAGAGACATCCCTAACTTCTTTGAAAAGACATATGGTGTCAATAAAATAATAGTTGAGGATATAGAAAGAGCTTACAAAGAGATTGAGTTAAGCCAAACGCAAGACTCAAAATTGAAAGAATTGAGCAAATCTAGAAGTACTAAATTTGTAAAAAGTATGATAACTGAAATAGAATTACAAATTGATTCCTACCTTAATGAGTTCCCTGATGACGACTCTATAGAAAAATTCTGGGAACCTGTAAAGAATAAACTTATATCTATCCCTCCAACCAAGAAAAGACTGCAAGTATTAAGAAGAATCTGGAGGCAGTATAAAAAAGATAATGATTGGAAGGAAATGATTAAAGAACTAAGCAATTTCTTAATGGAAAAAGGAATATTCAAGAAAACAATTGTAGAACCTTTTGATAAATCAAAATTACAATTAATAACCATAGATTTTATTTCGTGA